In Bremerella sp. JC817, the following are encoded in one genomic region:
- a CDS encoding alpha/beta fold hydrolase, with the protein MLRNSHAQTILGAYWHGHDISYAARQHFVLFEDGDQIVLHDDCPKTWKPGRRTVLLIHGLGGCHSSGYLVRIAHKLNTLGIRTFRVDLRGCGAGKHLAKRPFHAGCSEDIAQCVEAISALCMGSPMTLCGFSMGANIVLKLAGEIGNSRMGGVDSVMAVAPPIDLAYCCQNISRGFNRLYDWDFSRRLVRMVEGRIAKDKDFYGGFRFQQKPGRIVDFDTVFTAPQCGFESADHYYKTASSAPVLPKIQFPGLILTADDDSVVPVEIFSRNPRSSSVELEITRGGGHLGFIAPKSLAPDRRWMDQRVVQWIAKLDSR; encoded by the coding sequence TTGTTGCGCAATTCTCATGCGCAGACCATCCTTGGTGCGTACTGGCATGGACACGACATTAGTTACGCCGCTCGACAGCATTTTGTGCTGTTTGAAGACGGTGATCAGATCGTTTTGCATGACGATTGTCCCAAAACCTGGAAGCCGGGTCGGCGAACGGTCTTGCTGATTCATGGTCTGGGTGGCTGTCACAGCAGTGGTTACCTGGTGCGAATCGCCCATAAGCTTAATACGCTGGGGATCCGAACGTTCCGCGTCGATCTCCGTGGGTGCGGTGCCGGCAAGCACCTGGCGAAGCGACCTTTCCATGCCGGCTGCTCGGAAGACATCGCCCAGTGCGTCGAGGCCATCAGCGCCTTGTGCATGGGCTCGCCGATGACCTTGTGCGGCTTCAGCATGGGCGCGAACATTGTGCTGAAGCTTGCGGGCGAAATCGGCAATTCCCGGATGGGAGGCGTCGACAGTGTGATGGCGGTGGCTCCGCCGATCGACTTGGCCTACTGTTGCCAGAACATCTCGCGAGGCTTCAATCGGCTGTACGACTGGGACTTCTCGCGTCGTCTGGTGCGAATGGTCGAAGGGCGGATCGCCAAAGATAAAGACTTCTACGGTGGCTTTCGTTTCCAACAGAAGCCAGGTCGAATCGTCGATTTTGATACGGTCTTCACTGCGCCGCAGTGTGGATTTGAATCGGCCGACCATTACTACAAGACCGCCAGCTCGGCCCCGGTTTTGCCGAAGATTCAATTTCCCGGCCTTATTCTGACGGCCGACGACGACAGTGTCGTGCCGGTTGAGATCTTTTCGCGCAATCCTCGCTCGAGCAGTGTCGAGCTGGAAATCACGCGCGGCGGTGGCCATCTTGGCTTCATCGCACCCAAAAGCCTTGCTCCGGATCGTCGCTGGATGGACCAGCGTGTGGTCCAGTGGATCGCGAAGCTCGATTCTCGCTAG
- a CDS encoding PQQ-binding-like beta-propeller repeat protein has product MSTSRLLLAAMLLAVTTSSLSAQQWTRFRGPNGSGIAPAADIPSAPQPSDFNWKVKLPGLGHSSPSIWGNRVFLMSADPDSGLRYVVCLDAQTGKTIWQKEFAAGASHLHSKSSYASCSPAVDDMHLYVAWADDEQTILMALNHDGETSWRIDLGPWVSQHGFGTSPIVLDDKVIISLMQLGDEGKLRGRPIGKSRLVAFDRKTGERVWEVERESDVAAYSVPCLYEGKDGQKMLICNSSAHGIAGHDPETGKQLWNEKVFNMRSVSSPVVAGNLVLGSSGSGGGGNTISAVDPNGGEPKLVWKMARQASYVPTPVAYEGKLFVWYDKGIVSCLDAATGKVLGQKRIGGNYYGSPVLVGDRLFCISEEGNLVVVSADTNLEVLGETSLGEGSESTPSISDGVMYLRTYSHLMSLGGK; this is encoded by the coding sequence ATGTCGACAAGTCGCCTCCTGCTTGCCGCTATGTTATTGGCTGTCACGACTTCCTCGCTCTCTGCTCAGCAGTGGACCCGTTTCCGTGGTCCAAATGGCAGTGGTATCGCGCCGGCGGCCGATATTCCTTCCGCTCCGCAGCCATCCGATTTCAATTGGAAGGTGAAGCTGCCAGGCCTGGGGCACTCGTCGCCTAGCATCTGGGGCAATCGCGTCTTTCTAATGAGCGCCGATCCCGATAGCGGCCTGCGATATGTGGTATGCCTCGATGCCCAGACTGGCAAAACGATTTGGCAAAAAGAGTTCGCCGCAGGGGCCAGCCATCTCCATTCCAAGAGTAGCTATGCCTCCTGTTCGCCCGCTGTCGACGATATGCATTTGTATGTGGCCTGGGCCGACGATGAACAAACAATCTTGATGGCTTTGAACCACGATGGCGAAACCTCATGGCGAATCGATCTCGGGCCTTGGGTCAGTCAGCATGGCTTCGGGACTTCGCCGATAGTGCTGGACGACAAGGTCATCATCTCGCTGATGCAGCTCGGCGATGAAGGCAAGCTGCGTGGTCGTCCGATTGGCAAGAGTCGACTGGTCGCCTTCGATCGCAAGACAGGCGAACGCGTTTGGGAAGTCGAACGAGAAAGCGACGTCGCGGCGTACTCGGTTCCTTGCCTGTACGAAGGGAAAGATGGCCAGAAGATGCTGATCTGCAACAGCAGTGCTCATGGCATCGCAGGGCACGATCCTGAAACTGGCAAGCAGCTTTGGAACGAAAAAGTCTTCAACATGCGAAGCGTCTCGTCCCCAGTCGTTGCCGGCAATCTGGTGCTGGGCTCCAGCGGTTCTGGCGGTGGCGGCAATACGATAAGTGCCGTCGATCCGAATGGTGGTGAGCCAAAGCTAGTTTGGAAAATGGCTCGCCAGGCGAGTTATGTGCCGACTCCTGTGGCGTACGAAGGCAAGCTATTTGTCTGGTACGACAAGGGAATCGTGAGCTGCCTGGATGCCGCCACCGGCAAGGTGCTAGGGCAGAAGCGAATCGGCGGCAACTATTACGGGTCGCCGGTCTTGGTCGGGGATCGTCTATTCTGCATCTCGGAAGAAGGTAACCTCGTCGTCGTTTCGGCCGACACCAACTTGGAAGTTTTGGGCGAAACGTCGCTCGGCGAAGGGAGCGAGTCGACTCCTTCGATCTCGGATGGGGTAATGTACCTGCGAACCTATTCGCACTTAATGTCACTTGGCGGTAAGTAG
- a CDS encoding sigma 54-interacting transcriptional regulator, whose amino-acid sequence MISGNGPGKNFPLEASRDNLIGRGLECDVTLTDPLCSRVHAAVYFKNGKWYVQDRESRNGSYLNDQPVQEAELKDGSRLKVGDTEFTFNHSAQPPTSHDELPPSITQTIVRNMPVNPQDTNLIALKELKDYQQAQRLLLLHQFAIRLLGEDDPNTIVQVTLEMVKEQTKAVVVGFLWLSDDGKLKAKRIYPEDTEGPAPLSEALTEVVTKKGNAVWIANEAPGETSKKLTHFADAICVPLIHNKKTFGALHLYRERERFWHNELDFAISVGNILTIALLRAWKVTQLQASYQQLVDKSAAFDELIGESPALGELKQKIARISKAGGCVLVRGESGSGKELVARALHKASNRADRPMLSVNCAALPENLIESQLFGHKKGAFTGADADHIGFFQQADTGTLFLDEVGELTLDGQAKLLRILEGHPFLPLGATKEVSVDVRVIAATNRDLAEFVREKRFREDLYYRLSVFELYIPPLRERGTDILLLADHFLEHFRKSHGRPLLTLSDGAKSKLAEYNWPGNVRQLRNVIDSSVVLADGESIQPHDLGLRDAGLNEPESLRFDFWEKKLIEEALSRTGGNIPEAVKLLGTSRATLYRKIEEYQIQR is encoded by the coding sequence ATGATTTCGGGCAACGGTCCGGGAAAGAACTTTCCCCTAGAGGCCTCGCGCGACAACCTTATCGGACGAGGGTTGGAGTGTGATGTCACATTGACCGATCCCCTCTGCTCGCGGGTCCACGCAGCGGTCTATTTCAAGAACGGAAAATGGTACGTTCAGGACCGAGAAAGCCGCAACGGCAGCTATTTGAACGACCAGCCGGTCCAAGAGGCCGAATTGAAAGATGGATCGCGATTAAAAGTTGGGGACACTGAGTTTACCTTTAACCACAGTGCCCAGCCCCCCACATCGCACGACGAATTGCCACCCAGCATCACGCAGACCATCGTCCGCAACATGCCGGTCAATCCGCAAGACACCAACCTGATCGCCCTGAAAGAACTAAAGGACTATCAGCAGGCTCAGCGGTTGCTACTGCTTCACCAGTTCGCCATCCGGTTGTTGGGCGAAGACGACCCAAATACCATCGTCCAAGTCACTTTGGAAATGGTGAAAGAACAGACCAAGGCGGTCGTCGTCGGGTTTTTATGGCTGAGCGACGACGGCAAGCTAAAGGCGAAACGGATCTACCCTGAGGATACCGAGGGGCCAGCTCCCCTCAGCGAAGCGTTGACCGAAGTGGTGACGAAGAAGGGGAATGCCGTCTGGATCGCCAACGAAGCCCCAGGCGAAACCAGCAAAAAACTGACTCATTTTGCCGACGCGATCTGCGTTCCACTGATTCACAACAAGAAGACATTTGGGGCGCTGCATCTGTATCGTGAACGCGAGCGGTTCTGGCATAACGAGCTCGATTTCGCGATCTCGGTCGGCAACATCCTGACGATTGCCTTGCTGCGGGCCTGGAAAGTTACCCAGTTGCAGGCCAGCTACCAGCAATTGGTCGATAAATCGGCCGCATTTGACGAGCTAATCGGCGAGAGTCCAGCCTTGGGCGAGCTGAAGCAGAAAATCGCTCGCATATCGAAGGCAGGCGGCTGTGTTCTCGTGCGGGGCGAAAGTGGCAGCGGGAAAGAGCTGGTCGCCAGAGCACTGCACAAAGCGTCGAACCGGGCCGATCGGCCAATGCTCAGTGTGAACTGCGCGGCATTGCCCGAGAACCTGATCGAGAGTCAGTTGTTTGGCCACAAAAAGGGAGCTTTCACTGGGGCCGACGCGGACCATATTGGCTTTTTCCAACAAGCCGACACGGGAACTTTGTTTCTCGATGAAGTGGGCGAATTAACCCTGGATGGTCAGGCCAAACTGCTGCGGATTTTGGAAGGGCACCCATTTTTGCCTTTAGGGGCGACTAAGGAAGTAAGTGTCGACGTTCGAGTGATCGCGGCGACGAATCGAGATCTGGCGGAATTCGTTCGCGAGAAACGGTTTCGGGAAGATCTCTATTATCGTTTGAGCGTATTTGAGCTATACATTCCTCCGTTACGGGAACGGGGGACCGATATTCTTCTTCTGGCTGATCACTTTCTCGAACACTTCCGCAAGTCGCATGGTCGGCCGTTATTGACCCTGTCCGATGGGGCGAAGAGCAAGCTTGCTGAATACAACTGGCCAGGCAACGTTCGCCAGTTGCGGAATGTGATCGACAGCAGTGTTGTTTTGGCCGATGGCGAGTCGATCCAGCCGCACGATTTAGGACTTCGCGATGCTGGTCTAAACGAGCCCGAGTCGTTAAGGTTTGACTTCTGGGAAAAGAAACTGATCGAAGAAGCCCTCTCCAGAACTGGAGGGAACATCCCGGAAGCCGTAAAATTATTGGGAACAAGCCGAGCGACACTCTATCGAAAGATCGAAGAGTACCAAATTCAGCGCTAG
- a CDS encoding DUF4404 family protein: protein MQDKLNELRDTLSELQRELRDVDQLDDETKSHLEGVMESINDALHREDTEALRHPSLRETLAQRNEQIEESSYPNLTKVLTNLADILGNSGL from the coding sequence ATGCAAGACAAGCTGAACGAACTCCGCGACACCCTTTCTGAACTGCAACGCGAACTGCGTGATGTCGACCAACTGGACGACGAAACGAAGAGCCACCTCGAAGGTGTGATGGAGTCGATCAACGATGCACTGCATCGTGAAGACACCGAAGCCCTGCGTCATCCATCGCTCCGCGAAACTCTTGCGCAGCGCAACGAACAGATCGAGGAAAGCAGCTATCCGAACCTGACGAAGGTGCTGACCAACCTGGCCGACATCCTCGGCAACAGCGGGCTGTAA
- a CDS encoding DUF1559 domain-containing protein has product MSVSLLPGRRGFTLVELLVVIAIIGVLIALLLPAVQQAREAARRIQCSGNLKQLGLAMHNYHDVVNSLPIGYIGDTTGDGWVKGVLPYIEQNAMYDQWTESQNYNTGTNQSNVCQIRIDLMSCPSDTETQWYNSIPQYNYAVNLGNTSSLRVTPLNGVTFASGPFHNENSASGTCKTYGLRDVVDGTSNTLMLMEVRQGLESQDLRGLTWWGPGSGVTAHYAPNTTSPDALNSGFCKSNPTRGMPCQGYTAIADASNPLIFSSRSQHPGGVQVAMCDGSVRFMPETIDITVWRGLSTMQNGEVITVP; this is encoded by the coding sequence ATGTCCGTTTCTCTTCTGCCAGGTCGCCGCGGGTTCACGCTCGTTGAACTGCTCGTAGTGATCGCCATCATTGGCGTCTTGATTGCCTTGCTGTTGCCGGCCGTGCAACAGGCTCGCGAGGCGGCTCGTCGTATCCAGTGCAGTGGCAACCTCAAACAACTGGGGCTGGCCATGCACAACTATCACGATGTGGTGAACTCGCTACCGATTGGCTACATCGGCGACACCACCGGAGATGGCTGGGTGAAAGGCGTTTTGCCCTACATCGAACAAAACGCGATGTACGATCAATGGACCGAAAGCCAGAACTACAACACCGGAACCAATCAGTCGAACGTTTGCCAGATCCGAATCGACCTGATGAGTTGTCCCAGCGACACCGAGACCCAGTGGTACAACAGCATTCCGCAGTACAACTATGCCGTGAACCTCGGCAACACGTCGTCGCTGCGAGTCACTCCGCTGAACGGCGTCACCTTCGCCTCGGGGCCGTTCCACAACGAGAACAGTGCTTCGGGCACCTGTAAGACTTACGGCCTGCGAGACGTTGTCGATGGGACCAGCAACACCTTGATGCTGATGGAAGTTCGCCAAGGTCTCGAAAGCCAGGACCTTCGCGGGCTGACCTGGTGGGGACCAGGTTCCGGCGTGACAGCCCATTACGCTCCGAACACCACTTCGCCTGACGCACTGAACAGTGGCTTCTGCAAGTCGAACCCGACGCGGGGCATGCCTTGCCAGGGCTACACGGCGATTGCCGATGCCAGCAATCCCTTGATATTCTCGTCGCGAAGTCAACACCCAGGCGGCGTTCAAGTAGCAATGTGCGATGGCTCGGTCCGTTTCATGCCGGAAACGATCGACATCACTGTCTGGCGTGGCCTCAGCACAATGCAGAACGGAGAAGTAATCACCGTTCCGTAA
- the mscL gene encoding large conductance mechanosensitive channel protein MscL, giving the protein MGVISDFKKFALRGNLMDMAVGFTVGAAFTSVAKSLVSDVIMPPLGYVLGSSDFSDLFLVLNQKETDPSITTLAQAQAAGLTTINYGLFINNIISFLLVAFAMFLLIRMVNQLDKRLEDTFGGQKPEPGDPENKKCPYCLSTIPYRATRCAHCTAELPALEAGQGAAT; this is encoded by the coding sequence ATGGGGGTGATCAGCGACTTTAAGAAGTTTGCGCTGCGGGGAAACTTGATGGACATGGCAGTCGGCTTCACGGTCGGCGCCGCATTTACTTCGGTGGCCAAGAGCCTGGTGAGTGATGTCATCATGCCTCCGCTTGGCTACGTTTTGGGCAGCAGCGATTTCTCCGACTTGTTCCTTGTGTTGAACCAGAAGGAAACAGATCCATCGATCACGACGCTGGCCCAGGCCCAAGCCGCTGGTCTGACGACGATCAACTACGGGCTGTTCATCAACAATATCATCTCGTTTTTGCTCGTCGCTTTCGCCATGTTTCTGCTCATCCGCATGGTGAACCAGCTCGATAAGAGGCTGGAAGACACCTTCGGTGGTCAGAAGCCGGAACCAGGCGACCCTGAAAACAAGAAGTGCCCTTACTGCTTGTCGACGATTCCTTACCGGGCAACGCGTTGCGCTCATTGCACAGCGGAACTACCGGCACTGGAAGCAGGGCAAGGCGCGGCAACCTAA
- a CDS encoding alpha/beta fold hydrolase, protein MNGIWITSAILTVVLIGFAAGIRILVRKLLSGTYKAGEIVDPYRPRNFSLPAPQRVEFSGEKSTMLRGRFWQGSSDKAIVVVHGIDGPSLEMMPHVSYLYRAGYSVLLYDNRGRGDSEGGFSTLGFLEWRDVLHAVDWIRRQPGVDPRLVGLHGLSLGAACVIMAAAKDRDIRGVLAESPFVSMTIMLGHVANKLTRAPRNLIGGFLRTIVDWSLGTKLRLVEPRTAVKEISPRPIFIIDAEEDQLFPEDTSQTVYDSAGPPKTFWKVNGASHANCWHTRPEEYEQRAIEFWEEVFRGDLAAGSDEDAETQHEAISAEEDATKRHSVKSYSSD, encoded by the coding sequence ATGAACGGAATCTGGATAACGTCCGCTATTTTAACGGTCGTCTTGATTGGGTTTGCAGCGGGAATACGGATCCTCGTTCGCAAGCTGCTCAGCGGGACCTACAAGGCGGGCGAAATCGTCGATCCTTATCGTCCCCGCAACTTCTCGCTACCTGCACCGCAGCGTGTGGAGTTCTCCGGCGAAAAATCAACGATGCTGCGTGGAAGATTCTGGCAAGGTTCCAGTGACAAAGCGATCGTTGTCGTGCATGGCATCGATGGCCCTTCGCTTGAAATGATGCCACACGTTTCGTACTTATACCGCGCTGGCTACAGCGTCCTGCTGTACGACAACCGTGGGCGTGGCGATAGCGAAGGGGGATTTTCGACCCTCGGCTTTCTCGAATGGCGTGACGTGCTACATGCCGTCGATTGGATACGCCGCCAGCCAGGAGTCGACCCACGATTGGTAGGTCTGCATGGGCTTTCGCTCGGCGCCGCGTGTGTAATTATGGCTGCCGCGAAAGATCGTGATATTCGAGGTGTGCTGGCTGAAAGTCCCTTCGTTTCCATGACCATCATGTTGGGACATGTCGCGAACAAGCTAACCCGCGCTCCTCGCAATTTGATTGGTGGATTCCTGCGGACAATCGTCGACTGGTCGCTCGGTACGAAACTGCGTCTGGTGGAACCTCGCACGGCGGTCAAAGAGATCTCGCCTCGGCCGATCTTTATTATCGATGCGGAAGAAGATCAGCTCTTCCCGGAGGACACCTCGCAAACTGTATACGATTCGGCTGGACCTCCCAAGACATTCTGGAAAGTGAATGGGGCCTCTCACGCAAACTGCTGGCATACGCGTCCTGAAGAATACGAACAGCGAGCAATCGAGTTTTGGGAGGAAGTCTTTCGTGGTGATTTGGCCGCCGGCAGCGACGAAGATGCCGAAACGCAACACGAAGCGATCTCCGCCGAAGAAGACGCCACCAAGCGGCATTCTGTGAAGAGCTACTCTTCCGATTGA
- a CDS encoding glucosamine-6-phosphate isomerase yields MARPISKVAPQWWDYTTLDEHLLADAAKLTADDLLQLSRPGFEVRIFDTLEELYCAEALEYIEAWQQSTPDNPCGICGPIGPTEQLPLVARMVNALRLNLKKHDAHFWGMDEWVDANDIPVAVDFPLSFAKADKDLCFDRIDSKLAIPEANLHFPTGDLDAYSGSYDDIRCVVMQGGQGEVKHWAFNDPPKREGDYVDAPPPPQVYRALGTRVTDLHPMTVIQNARTSGGGYVPMVPTRACTVGPKETWKAERVSIWHPGHHDNPFGIRLSALMISKGIADTSVPISLLADHPNVTFSYYRGGIGVVETEMH; encoded by the coding sequence ATGGCCCGACCGATTAGCAAAGTGGCACCGCAGTGGTGGGACTACACAACGCTGGACGAACACCTGTTGGCCGATGCCGCCAAACTGACCGCCGACGATCTGCTGCAGCTCTCGCGTCCCGGCTTCGAGGTTCGTATCTTCGATACGCTGGAAGAGCTTTACTGCGCCGAAGCCCTCGAATACATCGAAGCCTGGCAGCAAAGCACGCCTGACAATCCTTGCGGCATCTGTGGTCCGATTGGCCCGACCGAACAGTTGCCGCTCGTCGCGCGGATGGTTAACGCCCTGAGGCTCAACCTCAAGAAGCACGACGCTCACTTCTGGGGCATGGACGAATGGGTCGACGCGAACGACATTCCAGTCGCGGTCGACTTTCCGTTGTCATTCGCTAAGGCAGACAAAGACCTTTGCTTTGACCGTATCGATTCCAAGCTGGCAATTCCAGAAGCGAATCTGCACTTCCCGACCGGTGACCTCGATGCGTATTCCGGTTCTTACGACGACATCCGCTGCGTCGTGATGCAAGGAGGCCAGGGCGAAGTCAAACACTGGGCCTTCAACGATCCCCCCAAACGCGAAGGAGATTACGTCGACGCTCCGCCGCCGCCACAAGTGTACCGAGCCCTCGGGACGCGCGTGACCGACTTGCATCCGATGACTGTTATTCAGAACGCTCGTACGAGCGGGGGTGGATACGTACCAATGGTCCCAACTCGGGCCTGCACCGTCGGACCAAAAGAAACCTGGAAAGCAGAACGCGTTTCGATCTGGCACCCAGGGCATCACGACAATCCGTTCGGCATTCGGCTGTCCGCCTTGATGATCAGCAAAGGGATCGCCGACACCAGCGTTCCGATTTCGCTGCTGGCCGATCACCCGAACGTCACGTTCAGTTACTATCGTGGTGGCATCGGTGTGGTTGAAACGGAAATGCACTAA
- a CDS encoding carboxy terminal-processing peptidase → MANVRRNWTHLRHPAFFLFTVIATFAALVAASLAPKDAPAQGPLAGQNRHLPERHISRMVSRLLLRDHLSNMPLDDTISQRAFDKFLKFWDPLKLYFTQQDVAEFAVNRNLLDDQIRSGNTEFAHKVYDRFIQRTLQRVETVDKLLADHNFNFDDDEVFVTDGDKVDYPANDAEATDRWRKRLKYDLLSQMADGKTLEEAKERIGKRYHSYARRIAQTSEDELLEVFLTSITSSYDPHTTYMSPGTLENFNIQMRLNLEGIGAALLSEDGYCKVSKVIPGGAADKHGKKNAEEKLEPEDVIVSVGQGTDGEMVDVVDMKLNDVVDLIRGKANSIVRLGVKKKGKGETKIYNITRAKVALTDSEARGEVIDATTPDGRKMKIGWIDLPSFYLDMEAARSQKPNVKRSTVDVARLLADFRIKGVEAVVLDLRRNGGGSLTEAIDLTGLFIDEGPVVQVKDAENNVHPYKDINRGMLWDGPLVVLTSKMSASASEILAGAIQDYGRGIVVGDEQTHGKGTVQTLLDLGREELMGANPVNPPSLGALKITLQKFYRPSGKSTQLKGVEADVPLPALTANMDIAEGDLDYPVPFDTVRTTEFPKSNANATPIVTELNRLSQQRVQSSEDFAKLNKMIGTYLEQKDKKQVDLNQKKFMAEYEALSEREKEIESLVNSEDKDPNEIVDRDYYFDEVIRITEDYVKLLEQQKVAANN, encoded by the coding sequence ATGGCAAACGTTCGACGGAATTGGACACATTTGCGCCATCCCGCGTTCTTCCTATTCACCGTAATTGCTACATTTGCCGCATTGGTCGCAGCCTCCTTGGCTCCCAAGGACGCGCCTGCCCAAGGGCCGCTAGCAGGTCAGAACCGGCACCTGCCGGAACGTCACATCTCGCGAATGGTTTCGCGACTGCTTCTTCGTGATCATCTCTCGAACATGCCGCTGGACGATACGATCTCCCAGCGTGCCTTCGACAAGTTCCTGAAGTTCTGGGATCCGCTGAAGTTGTACTTCACCCAGCAGGACGTCGCTGAATTCGCCGTGAACCGCAACTTGCTGGACGACCAGATCCGCAGCGGTAACACCGAGTTCGCCCACAAAGTATACGATCGCTTTATCCAGCGTACCCTGCAGCGTGTCGAAACGGTCGACAAGTTGCTGGCCGACCACAACTTCAACTTCGACGATGACGAAGTGTTTGTGACCGACGGCGATAAGGTTGATTACCCAGCCAACGACGCCGAAGCGACCGATCGCTGGCGTAAGCGTCTGAAGTACGACCTGCTGTCGCAAATGGCTGATGGCAAGACCTTGGAAGAAGCCAAGGAACGAATCGGCAAGCGTTATCACAGCTACGCTCGTCGAATCGCCCAGACCAGCGAAGACGAACTGCTGGAGGTCTTCCTGACGTCGATCACTTCGTCGTACGATCCGCACACGACTTACATGTCGCCAGGCACGCTGGAGAACTTCAACATCCAGATGCGATTGAACCTGGAAGGCATCGGGGCTGCCCTGCTGTCGGAGGATGGCTATTGCAAGGTCTCGAAGGTCATCCCAGGCGGTGCGGCTGACAAGCACGGCAAAAAGAACGCCGAAGAAAAGCTCGAACCAGAAGACGTGATCGTCAGCGTGGGCCAGGGCACCGATGGTGAAATGGTCGACGTGGTCGACATGAAGCTGAACGACGTGGTCGATCTGATTCGCGGCAAGGCGAACTCGATTGTTCGCCTTGGCGTGAAGAAGAAGGGTAAAGGCGAGACCAAGATCTACAACATCACCCGCGCCAAGGTTGCCCTGACCGATAGCGAAGCTCGTGGTGAAGTGATCGACGCCACCACGCCAGATGGTCGCAAGATGAAGATCGGTTGGATCGACCTGCCATCGTTCTACTTGGACATGGAAGCGGCTCGTTCCCAAAAACCGAACGTCAAGCGAAGCACGGTCGACGTCGCTCGTCTGCTGGCCGACTTCCGCATCAAGGGTGTCGAGGCGGTTGTGCTCGACCTGCGACGCAACGGTGGTGGTAGCCTCACCGAAGCGATCGACTTGACCGGTTTGTTCATCGACGAAGGCCCGGTTGTTCAGGTCAAAGATGCCGAGAACAACGTGCATCCTTACAAGGACATCAACCGCGGCATGCTGTGGGATGGCCCACTGGTCGTGCTGACCAGCAAGATGAGTGCAAGTGCCAGCGAAATTCTGGCCGGTGCCATCCAGGACTACGGTCGTGGTATCGTTGTCGGTGACGAACAAACCCACGGTAAGGGTACCGTTCAAACGCTGCTCGATTTGGGTCGCGAAGAACTGATGGGTGCCAACCCGGTCAATCCTCCATCGTTGGGTGCTTTGAAGATCACGCTACAGAAGTTCTATCGCCCAAGCGGCAAGAGCACGCAGCTCAAGGGTGTCGAAGCCGACGTCCCACTGCCAGCGTTGACCGCCAACATGGACATTGCTGAAGGTGACCTCGATTACCCGGTTCCGTTCGATACGGTCCGCACCACCGAGTTCCCGAAGAGCAATGCCAACGCGACTCCGATCGTGACCGAGCTGAATCGCTTGTCGCAGCAGCGGGTGCAGTCTTCCGAAGACTTCGCCAAGCTGAACAAGATGATCGGCACCTACCTGGAACAGAAAGACAAGAAACAGGTCGATCTGAACCAGAAGAAGTTCATGGCGGAATATGAAGCCCTGAGCGAACGGGAAAAGGAAATCGAAAGCCTCGTGAACTCTGAGGATAAAGATCCTAACGAGATCGTTGATCGCGATTACTACTTCGACGAAGTCATTCGGATCACCGAAGACTACGTCAAGCTGCTCGAACAGCAGAAGGTCGCCGCGAACAACTAG
- a CDS encoding PIG-L family deacetylase has protein sequence MSPAKPVVLCFMAHPDDAEILCGGVLIRLASLGWEVHIATSANGDCGSDKLSREEIAAIRKQEGSDAATLIGGTYHSLAEPDVNVVFSQETNRKAINLFRQIGPHLVITHPREDYMLDHEQTHLLARSAAFSFPIPNASTLPLPADAHIPHLYYADPIEGKNPYTGEMVTPTVTIDVSEVIETKAEMLACHASQREWLRAHHGMDEYIDAMKRHSAQRGELIHKPYAESFRQHRGHAFPQNDLLAELLP, from the coding sequence TTGAGCCCAGCCAAGCCCGTTGTCCTTTGTTTCATGGCCCATCCTGACGACGCCGAGATCTTGTGCGGGGGCGTTCTGATTCGCCTCGCATCGCTGGGCTGGGAGGTGCACATCGCGACTTCGGCCAATGGCGACTGCGGCTCGGATAAGCTTTCGCGTGAAGAAATTGCCGCGATTCGCAAACAGGAAGGCAGCGACGCGGCGACACTGATCGGCGGCACCTATCACTCGCTGGCCGAGCCAGACGTGAATGTCGTCTTCAGCCAAGAGACCAACCGCAAGGCAATCAATCTCTTTCGTCAGATCGGTCCGCACCTGGTGATCACGCACCCGCGCGAAGACTACATGCTCGATCACGAACAAACCCATCTTTTGGCTCGCAGCGCCGCGTTCAGCTTTCCGATTCCGAACGCTTCGACACTGCCCTTGCCGGCCGATGCCCATATTCCGCACCTCTACTACGCCGATCCGATCGAAGGCAAGAATCCCTACACCGGCGAGATGGTCACGCCAACAGTGACAATCGATGTGTCGGAGGTGATCGAAACCAAAGCCGAGATGCTCGCCTGCCATGCTTCGCAGCGTGAATGGTTACGGGCCCATCACGGCATGGACGAATATATCGACGCCATGAAGCGGCATTCCGCCCAACGTGGCGAGTTGATCCATAAGCCCTACGCCGAGTCGTTTCGGCAACATCGCGGACATGCGTTTCCGCAGAACGACTTGCTCGCAGAACTTCTCCCCTGA